One window of Pseudomonas sp. FP198 genomic DNA carries:
- a CDS encoding FimV/HubP family polar landmark protein, whose protein sequence is MVQVRKLVLAIAAASALSSGMAQALGLGELTLKSPPNQPLVAEIELLDVQQLTAAEVVPSLAPPEEFAKAGIDRQAFLNDLSFTPVINANGRSVLRVTSSRPLSEPMVKFLVQVMWPNGRLLRDYSVLLDPSKFSPQAADAARAKPSQAVSTPVTGATKPSQYTTTPRDTLWEIAAKVRNGGSVQQTMLAIQALNPNAFINGNINLLKTGQVLRLPDPVQSTALPQPQAIAEVAAQNAAWRQGRRGVAGNGRQQLDATKRGAAEGAPAQAAARDNLSLVSAESAKAGAKGKGPAGDAQALSNQLAVTQESLDAARRDNEELKSRMADLQSQLDKLQRLIELKNNQLAKMQADGAAVPPAGESTPTMSAELTPAPTAQPPVPAPAPEAAPEATPPAAPVEPTPAASDEKKYNDLLTNPILLGLIGGGALILLLLLLLLARRRKAQQEAEKHLRMARALEEEADFSPELDLPPSSFEGIEVPPPSVKLEPKPAPAPVPKPAPVIAPVIVTPPIAAPLVAPAADRSDDVLPQAQSHIDRGRLNQAADLLEQGIKAEPQRSDLRLKLMEVYGQQGDRDAFVAQERQLVANGENYAQVEQLKSRFPAMAVAAGAGLAAAAVAAELDAQYVKELLEDKPATDEELDNAFDLSLDDFDTTPAAPAPEPLNELDAFPEDDDLSFESVLKQQTEANESLDDLSEFDLDLGADAPAPALEDEDFLLDLEDDLKGLDVPAAETPALNDTPADDLELPADFDLSLADEMDAHDQPKDAFESELDDVNAELDRLSDSLGQPTFTADDALATADDEPDFDFLSGTNEVATKLDLAQAYIDMGDDDGARDILGEVLNEGDATQKSEAQEMLSRLA, encoded by the coding sequence ATGGTTCAAGTTCGCAAACTGGTGTTAGCAATAGCGGCCGCCTCGGCGCTGTCCTCCGGTATGGCGCAAGCGCTCGGGCTCGGGGAGTTGACCCTGAAGTCGCCGCCGAACCAGCCTTTGGTCGCCGAGATCGAGCTGCTCGATGTCCAGCAACTGACCGCCGCCGAAGTCGTGCCGAGCCTGGCTCCCCCCGAAGAGTTCGCCAAGGCGGGCATCGACCGCCAAGCCTTCCTCAATGACCTGAGCTTCACCCCGGTGATCAACGCCAACGGCCGCAGTGTCCTGCGGGTGACGTCCAGCCGGCCGCTGTCCGAGCCGATGGTCAAGTTCCTGGTGCAGGTGATGTGGCCCAACGGCCGCTTGCTGCGCGACTACAGCGTGCTGCTCGATCCGTCCAAATTCTCGCCGCAGGCCGCCGATGCTGCGCGGGCGAAGCCGTCCCAAGCGGTTTCCACACCGGTCACCGGGGCCACCAAGCCGTCCCAATACACCACCACGCCGCGCGACACCCTGTGGGAAATCGCCGCCAAGGTGCGCAATGGTGGCTCGGTGCAACAAACCATGCTGGCGATTCAGGCGCTGAACCCGAACGCCTTCATCAACGGCAATATCAACCTGCTCAAGACCGGCCAGGTGTTGCGCCTGCCGGATCCGGTGCAAAGCACGGCGCTGCCGCAACCCCAGGCCATCGCCGAAGTGGCTGCACAGAACGCCGCCTGGCGCCAGGGGCGTCGGGGTGTGGCGGGTAACGGCCGGCAACAGTTGGACGCGACCAAGCGGGGCGCTGCCGAGGGCGCGCCAGCCCAGGCCGCCGCGCGCGACAACCTGAGCCTGGTTTCCGCCGAGTCGGCGAAGGCCGGCGCCAAGGGCAAAGGGCCGGCCGGGGATGCCCAGGCACTGAGCAATCAGCTTGCAGTGACCCAGGAAAGCCTCGATGCGGCTCGCCGCGACAACGAAGAACTGAAAAGCCGCATGGCCGATCTGCAGAGCCAACTGGACAAGCTGCAGCGCCTGATCGAGCTGAAGAACAACCAGCTGGCGAAAATGCAGGCTGATGGCGCTGCTGTCCCACCCGCGGGCGAGTCGACCCCGACGATGTCGGCCGAGCTGACCCCGGCGCCGACGGCACAGCCACCGGTGCCAGCACCCGCACCCGAGGCCGCTCCGGAAGCGACGCCGCCCGCCGCACCGGTCGAGCCGACACCTGCCGCTTCCGATGAAAAGAAATACAACGACCTGTTGACCAATCCGATCCTCCTGGGACTGATTGGCGGCGGCGCGTTGATCCTGTTGCTGCTTCTGTTGCTGCTTGCCCGTCGTCGCAAGGCCCAGCAGGAAGCCGAGAAACATCTGCGCATGGCCCGAGCCCTCGAGGAGGAGGCCGACTTCTCCCCGGAGCTCGATCTGCCCCCGAGCAGCTTCGAGGGCATTGAGGTTCCACCACCCAGCGTAAAACTCGAACCCAAGCCAGCCCCGGCGCCAGTGCCCAAGCCGGCTCCGGTGATTGCGCCGGTGATTGTCACGCCGCCCATTGCCGCCCCGTTGGTGGCCCCGGCCGCCGATCGTTCCGACGACGTGCTGCCTCAGGCCCAGTCGCACATCGATCGCGGTCGTTTGAACCAGGCGGCCGATCTGCTGGAGCAAGGCATCAAGGCCGAGCCGCAGCGCAGTGACCTGCGCCTGAAATTGATGGAGGTCTACGGTCAACAGGGCGATCGAGACGCCTTTGTTGCCCAGGAACGCCAACTGGTGGCCAATGGTGAGAACTACGCCCAGGTCGAACAACTCAAGAGCCGTTTCCCGGCCATGGCGGTCGCCGCTGGCGCAGGCCTGGCGGCCGCAGCCGTGGCTGCCGAACTGGATGCGCAGTACGTCAAGGAACTGCTGGAAGACAAGCCGGCGACCGATGAAGAGCTCGACAACGCTTTTGACCTGAGCCTGGACGACTTTGATACGACGCCCGCAGCGCCGGCACCCGAGCCGCTCAACGAGCTGGACGCGTTTCCGGAAGACGATGACCTGAGTTTCGAGTCGGTGCTCAAGCAGCAGACCGAGGCCAACGAAAGCCTCGACGACCTGTCGGAGTTCGACCTGGACCTGGGCGCCGATGCGCCGGCACCCGCGCTGGAGGATGAAGACTTCCTGCTGGATCTGGAGGATGACCTCAAGGGCCTGGACGTCCCGGCTGCCGAAACGCCAGCCCTGAACGACACCCCGGCCGACGATCTTGAGCTGCCGGCGGATTTCGACCTGTCCCTGGCGGACGAAATGGATGCCCATGACCAGCCCAAGGATGCCTTCGAATCCGAGCTGGACGATGTCAACGCCGAGCTGGATCGTTTGTCCGACAGCCTCGGCCAACCGACCTTCACGGCCGATGATGCCTTGGCAACTGCTGACGACGAGCCGGATTTCGACTTCCTCAGCGGCACCAACGAAGTGGCGACCAAGCTCGATCTGGCCCAGGCCTATATCGACATGGGCGACGACGACGGCGCCCGGGATATCCTCGGCGAAGTCCTCAACGAAGGCGATGCCACGCAGAAGAGTGAAGCGCAGGAAATGTTGTCGCGCCTGGCTTGA
- a CDS encoding aspartate-semialdehyde dehydrogenase, protein MSQSFDIAVIGATGTVGETLVQILEERNFPIGTLHLLASSESAGSSVMFRGKNVRVREVDEFDFAKVQLVFFAAGPAVTLSFAPRATAAGCALIDLSGALPPEQAPQIVPEANAELLAGLGKPFQVSSPSASATALAVVLAPLRECLDLQRISLTASLAVSAQGRAAVSELARQTAELLNARPLEPKFFDRQMAFNLLAQVGVPDEQGHTLLEKRLVRELRQVLAQPLLKISVTCIQAPVFFGDSFSVTVQSASAVDLAKVNAALEAAPGIELVEAGDYPTPVGDAVGQDVVYVGRVRGGVDDPAELNLWLTSDNVRKGAALNAVQVAELLIKDLL, encoded by the coding sequence ATGAGCCAGTCCTTTGATATTGCCGTGATCGGCGCCACCGGTACTGTCGGCGAAACCCTGGTGCAGATTCTCGAAGAGCGAAATTTCCCGATCGGCACCCTGCACCTGCTGGCGAGCAGCGAGTCGGCGGGGAGCTCGGTAATGTTTCGCGGCAAGAACGTGCGGGTACGCGAGGTCGATGAATTCGATTTCGCCAAGGTCCAACTGGTGTTCTTCGCCGCCGGCCCGGCGGTCACCCTGAGTTTTGCCCCGCGCGCCACGGCCGCCGGTTGCGCGCTGATCGACCTCTCCGGCGCGCTGCCGCCGGAACAGGCGCCGCAGATCGTGCCAGAGGCCAACGCCGAGTTGCTGGCCGGCCTGGGCAAACCCTTCCAGGTCAGCAGCCCCAGCGCCTCGGCCACCGCGCTCGCCGTGGTACTGGCGCCGCTGCGCGAATGCCTGGACCTGCAACGCATCAGCCTGACCGCCAGCCTCGCCGTCTCCGCCCAGGGGCGCGCAGCGGTGAGCGAGTTGGCGCGCCAGACCGCCGAGTTGCTCAATGCCCGTCCGCTGGAGCCGAAATTCTTCGATCGGCAGATGGCGTTCAACCTGCTGGCCCAGGTCGGTGTCCCGGATGAGCAGGGTCATACGCTGCTGGAGAAGCGCCTGGTCCGCGAGCTGCGCCAAGTGCTTGCGCAACCTTTGTTAAAGATTTCCGTCACTTGCATTCAAGCGCCGGTGTTTTTCGGCGATAGCTTTAGCGTGACCGTACAGTCCGCGAGCGCCGTTGACCTGGCGAAGGTCAACGCAGCCCTGGAGGCGGCGCCCGGCATTGAGCTGGTGGAGGCGGGCGATTACCCGACGCCGGTGGGCGATGCGGTCGGCCAGGATGTGGTTTATGTCGGGCGCGTGCGCGGTGGCGTGGACGATCCGGCGGAACTGAATCTGTGGCTGACGTCGGATAACGTGCGCAAGGGCGCGGCGCTCAATGCCGTGCAGGTGGCTGAGTTGTTGATAAAAGACTTGCTGTAA
- the asd gene encoding aspartate-semialdehyde dehydrogenase, with protein MKRVGLIGWRGMVGSVLMQRMLEEQDFDLIEPVFFTTSNVGGQGPSVGKDTGVLKDAYSIEELKSLDVILTCQGGDYTSEVFPKLREAGWQGYWIDAASSLRMQDDAVIILDPVNRKVIDQQLDAGTKNYIGGNCTVSLMLMGLGGLFEAGLVEWMSAMTYQAASGAGAQNMRELIKQMGATHAAVADDLANPASAILDIDRKVAEAMRSDAYPTENFGVPLAGSLIPWIDKELPNGQSREEWKAQAETNKILGRFKSPIPVDGICVRIGAMRCHSQALTIKLNKDVPIADIEGLISQHNPWVKLVPNNRETSIQELSPTKVTGTLNVPVGRLRKLNMGSQFVGAFTVGDQLLWGAAEPLRRMLRILLER; from the coding sequence ATGAAACGTGTAGGTCTGATCGGTTGGCGCGGCATGGTCGGTTCCGTGCTCATGCAGCGGATGCTGGAAGAGCAGGATTTCGATCTCATTGAGCCGGTGTTTTTCACCACCTCCAACGTCGGTGGCCAAGGCCCGTCCGTGGGCAAGGACACCGGTGTGCTCAAGGATGCCTACAGCATCGAAGAGCTCAAGAGCCTCGACGTGATCCTGACCTGCCAGGGCGGCGACTACACCAGCGAAGTGTTCCCCAAGCTGCGTGAAGCCGGCTGGCAGGGTTACTGGATCGACGCCGCTTCCAGCCTGCGCATGCAGGACGACGCGGTGATCATCCTCGACCCGGTCAACCGCAAGGTCATCGACCAGCAACTGGACGCGGGCACCAAGAACTACATCGGCGGCAACTGCACCGTCAGCCTGATGCTGATGGGCCTGGGCGGCCTGTTCGAGGCTGGTCTGGTGGAATGGATGAGCGCCATGACCTATCAGGCGGCTTCCGGTGCCGGCGCGCAGAACATGCGCGAACTGATCAAGCAGATGGGCGCGACCCACGCCGCTGTCGCCGATGACCTGGCCAACCCGGCCAGCGCCATCCTCGACATCGACCGCAAGGTCGCCGAGGCGATGCGCAGCGATGCCTATCCGACCGAGAACTTCGGCGTGCCGCTGGCTGGCAGCCTGATCCCGTGGATCGACAAGGAACTGCCTAACGGCCAGAGCCGTGAAGAGTGGAAGGCCCAGGCCGAAACCAACAAGATCCTCGGTCGCTTCAAGAGCCCGATCCCGGTGGACGGCATCTGCGTGCGCATCGGCGCCATGCGTTGCCATAGCCAGGCGCTGACCATCAAGCTGAACAAGGACGTGCCGATCGCCGACATCGAAGGGTTGATCAGCCAGCACAACCCTTGGGTCAAGCTGGTGCCGAACAACCGCGAAACCAGCATTCAAGAGCTGAGCCCGACCAAGGTCACCGGCACCCTGAACGTGCCGGTGGGCCGCCTGCGCAAACTGAACATGGGCTCGCAGTTCGTCGGTGCTTTCACCGTCGGCGACCAACTGCTGTGGGGCGCGGCCGAGCCGCTGCGGCGGATGCTGCGGATCCTGCTCGAGCGGTGA
- a CDS encoding class I SAM-dependent methyltransferase, whose translation MTSTAHSQVVQKQFGEQASAYLSSAVHAQGAEFALLQAELAGHANARVLDLGCGAGHVSFHVAPLAGEVVAYDLSQQMLDVVAAAAAERGLGNIGTVRGAAERLPFADGEFDFVFSRYSAHHWSDLGLALREVRRVLKPGGVAAFIDILSPGMPLLDTYLQSVEVLRDTSHVRDYSAAEWLQQISDAGLHTRSTSRQRLRLEYRSWVERMRTPEVMRAAILELQRSMGDEVREYFQIEADGSFSTDVLVLWAER comes from the coding sequence ATGACCAGCACCGCCCACAGCCAAGTCGTACAAAAGCAATTCGGCGAACAGGCCTCGGCCTACCTGAGCAGCGCCGTGCACGCCCAGGGCGCCGAATTTGCCCTGCTGCAGGCCGAGCTCGCCGGTCACGCCAATGCCCGTGTGCTGGACCTGGGCTGTGGCGCCGGGCATGTAAGTTTCCATGTGGCGCCGCTGGCCGGTGAAGTGGTGGCCTACGACCTGTCCCAGCAGATGCTCGACGTGGTTGCCGCGGCGGCGGCCGAGCGTGGCCTGGGCAATATCGGCACGGTACGTGGCGCCGCCGAGCGGCTGCCGTTCGCCGACGGTGAGTTCGACTTCGTGTTCAGCCGCTATTCGGCGCATCATTGGAGTGACCTGGGCCTGGCGTTGCGGGAAGTGCGCCGGGTGCTCAAGCCGGGCGGCGTAGCGGCGTTCATTGATATCCTGTCGCCGGGCATGCCGCTGCTCGATACCTACCTGCAAAGCGTCGAAGTGCTGCGGGACACCAGTCATGTGCGCGACTATTCGGCCGCCGAGTGGTTGCAGCAAATCAGCGACGCGGGGCTGCACACTCGTAGCACCTCGCGCCAGCGTCTGCGCCTGGAATACCGTTCGTGGGTCGAGCGCATGCGTACCCCGGAGGTAATGCGGGCGGCGATTCTCGAGCTGCAGCGCTCGATGGGCGATGAAGTGCGTGAATATTTTCAGATTGAGGCCGATGGTTCGTTCAGTACGGATGTACTGGTGCTGTGGGCCGAGCGATAG
- the leuD gene encoding 3-isopropylmalate dehydratase small subunit: MKAFTQHTGLVAPLDRANVDTDQIIPKQFLKSIKRTGFGPNLFDEWRYLDVGQPYQDNSKRPLNKDFVLNAERYQGASVLLARENFGCGSSREHAPWALEEYGFRSIIAPSYADIFFNNSFKNGLLPIILSDAEVDELFQQVEANPGYQLQIDLAAQTVTRPDGKVLGFEIDAFRKHCLLNGLDDIGLTLQDGEAIAAFEAKHRASQPWLFRDA, translated from the coding sequence ATGAAAGCTTTCACCCAGCACACCGGTCTTGTCGCGCCTTTGGATCGTGCCAACGTCGACACCGACCAGATCATCCCCAAGCAATTCCTGAAGTCCATCAAGCGCACCGGCTTCGGCCCGAACCTGTTTGACGAATGGCGTTACCTGGATGTGGGCCAGCCGTACCAGGACAACTCCAAGCGGCCGTTGAACAAGGATTTCGTGCTCAATGCCGAGCGTTACCAAGGCGCCAGCGTATTGCTGGCCCGCGAGAACTTCGGTTGCGGTTCGAGCCGCGAGCACGCGCCATGGGCCCTGGAAGAGTACGGTTTTCGCAGCATCATCGCGCCGAGCTACGCCGACATCTTCTTCAACAACAGCTTCAAGAACGGCTTGCTGCCGATCATTCTCAGCGACGCCGAAGTGGACGAGCTGTTCCAGCAGGTCGAGGCCAACCCTGGCTATCAACTGCAGATCGACCTGGCGGCGCAGACCGTGACCCGTCCCGACGGCAAGGTACTGGGTTTTGAAATCGACGCGTTCCGCAAGCACTGCCTGCTCAACGGCCTGGACGACATCGGCCTGACCCTGCAGGACGGCGAGGCGATTGCCGCGTTCGAAGCCAAGCACCGGGCGAGCCAGCCTTGGTTGTTTCGTGATGCTTGA